A stretch of the Streptosporangium sp. NBC_01755 genome encodes the following:
- a CDS encoding bifunctional acetate--CoA ligase family protein/GNAT family N-acetyltransferase: MLRYVDDECDVLLRDGGIAHVRPLRVSDRDAMHALVDRSSERSVYLRFFTGGTDTAHAYVDRLTSPGYQGHALVALAAGRVVGVAEYIPDAQRPEADIGILLDDRIHGCGLGTLLLEHIALDAAQRGIEQLTATVLAGNRQMLQVLGDLGLPVERRCRQGEIESRIALRPTAHLLEQIEKRAHEAERNSLAHMFSPGSVAVVGAGRNPASVGHRILRNLITGGFPGPVYPVNPNATQLCGLPAYPTVAAIPGPVELAVIATPADTVPKVAKDCARHGVRGLVVVSAGFAEAGKKELEARLLKICRESGIRLVGPNCLGIANTAASLNAGFMPSLPSEGRLGLMSQSGAVAVALIERAGELGLGVSSFASVGNKADVSGNDLLEYWEDDQATAVIAMYLESFGNPRRFGRIACRVSTRKPIIVVKSGRSVSGGRAVRSHTAAAATPDRAVDALLRASGVIREDSVQDMLDTARLLASQPLPTGRRVAVVGNSGGPEAIMADACEQRGLSVPELSTVTQNALRTRLRAAAAVPNPIDLTADGDAREFAAAIEIVLADPGIDALFAVYTPPFGSGMEATRDAIAAATVGSAKTVLACVMGQDGIIDGRIPCYAFPEQAVHAFGRAADYAAWRKRPLEPPEETNGADVKRARAIVERDLAAHPQGRWLDISLATALLSCYGISVAESVTVDGPESAAEAAARVGFPAVVKATGPQIVHKTDLGGVRLGLRTPKEVRQAYRDLTERVGPAMSGAIVQHVMTGGIEMIVGGVAHEAFGPLIMVGLGGTITELLSDRVFRVPPISHAEAARMIGELRCAPLLSGYRGSPPTDVKGLENQIVRLGHLMDDLPEIAEIDLNPVIVTPTGATAVDARVQLAPATARPSLLRRRLR; the protein is encoded by the coding sequence ATGCTCCGCTACGTGGACGACGAGTGCGACGTGCTGCTGCGTGACGGCGGAATCGCGCATGTCCGGCCGTTGCGCGTTTCCGACCGGGACGCCATGCACGCCCTGGTCGACCGGTCATCCGAACGCTCGGTGTACCTGCGGTTCTTCACCGGCGGAACCGACACGGCCCACGCTTACGTGGACCGCCTGACCAGCCCTGGGTACCAAGGTCATGCACTGGTGGCACTCGCCGCCGGCCGGGTGGTCGGCGTCGCGGAGTACATCCCCGACGCTCAGCGCCCCGAGGCCGACATCGGGATCCTGCTGGATGACCGGATACATGGCTGTGGACTCGGCACCCTGCTGCTGGAGCACATCGCTCTCGACGCCGCCCAAAGGGGGATCGAGCAGTTGACGGCCACCGTCCTCGCGGGCAACCGGCAGATGCTGCAGGTACTCGGCGATCTGGGCCTGCCGGTCGAACGGCGGTGCCGGCAGGGCGAGATCGAATCGCGTATCGCCCTGCGCCCCACGGCTCATCTGCTGGAGCAGATCGAGAAGCGGGCGCACGAGGCCGAACGCAACTCCCTGGCCCACATGTTCTCCCCTGGTTCGGTCGCCGTCGTAGGGGCTGGCCGGAACCCGGCAAGTGTCGGACACCGCATACTGCGCAACCTGATCACCGGCGGTTTTCCCGGGCCTGTGTATCCCGTGAATCCCAACGCCACGCAACTGTGCGGCCTCCCCGCCTACCCCACCGTGGCTGCCATACCGGGACCGGTGGAACTCGCCGTGATCGCCACCCCGGCCGACACAGTGCCAAAGGTCGCCAAGGACTGCGCGCGACACGGTGTCCGAGGGTTGGTGGTGGTGAGCGCCGGATTCGCCGAAGCCGGGAAAAAGGAGCTGGAAGCCCGGCTACTCAAGATCTGCCGGGAATCAGGAATACGCCTGGTAGGTCCCAACTGCCTGGGTATCGCGAACACCGCCGCTTCACTGAACGCCGGCTTCATGCCCAGCCTGCCCAGTGAAGGCAGGCTCGGGCTGATGTCGCAGTCGGGGGCCGTGGCGGTCGCCCTGATCGAACGAGCCGGCGAACTGGGGCTCGGCGTCTCCTCGTTCGCGTCAGTCGGCAACAAAGCCGACGTCAGCGGCAACGACCTGCTCGAATACTGGGAGGACGATCAGGCCACCGCAGTCATCGCCATGTACCTGGAGTCCTTCGGCAACCCGCGCCGCTTCGGCCGCATCGCCTGCAGGGTCAGCACGCGCAAACCGATCATCGTCGTCAAGAGCGGGCGCAGCGTCTCCGGCGGCCGTGCCGTCCGCTCACACACCGCCGCCGCCGCGACGCCCGACAGGGCGGTGGACGCGCTGCTGCGGGCATCAGGCGTGATCCGCGAGGACAGCGTCCAGGACATGCTCGATACCGCCAGGCTGCTCGCCTCCCAGCCCCTACCCACCGGCCGGCGGGTCGCGGTCGTGGGCAACTCCGGCGGCCCGGAGGCCATCATGGCCGACGCCTGCGAGCAGCGAGGGCTCAGTGTCCCGGAACTATCCACCGTCACACAGAACGCCCTGCGAACCCGTCTTCGCGCGGCAGCCGCCGTCCCCAACCCAATCGACCTCACCGCCGACGGCGACGCCAGGGAATTCGCCGCGGCGATCGAGATCGTCCTGGCCGATCCGGGGATCGACGCCCTGTTCGCCGTATACACGCCCCCGTTCGGCTCGGGCATGGAAGCGACGCGAGATGCCATCGCGGCCGCCACCGTGGGGTCGGCCAAGACAGTGCTCGCCTGCGTCATGGGACAAGACGGGATCATCGACGGCCGAATCCCCTGCTATGCATTTCCCGAGCAGGCGGTCCACGCCTTCGGCCGCGCCGCCGACTACGCCGCTTGGCGAAAACGGCCCCTGGAGCCGCCGGAGGAAACCAACGGAGCGGACGTCAAAAGGGCTCGGGCGATCGTCGAACGGGACCTCGCGGCGCACCCCCAAGGACGCTGGCTGGACATCTCTCTCGCGACCGCTCTGTTGTCCTGCTACGGCATCTCGGTGGCCGAGTCCGTGACAGTCGATGGCCCTGAGAGCGCCGCCGAGGCCGCCGCCCGGGTCGGCTTCCCGGCGGTCGTGAAGGCCACCGGCCCGCAGATCGTCCACAAGACCGACCTTGGGGGCGTCCGGCTCGGCCTGCGCACGCCGAAGGAGGTCCGGCAGGCCTACCGGGACTTGACCGAGCGGGTCGGCCCTGCCATGTCCGGTGCGATCGTGCAGCACGTGATGACCGGAGGCATCGAGATGATCGTCGGTGGCGTCGCGCACGAAGCGTTCGGGCCCCTCATCATGGTCGGTCTCGGCGGCACCATCACCGAGCTTCTCTCCGACCGCGTCTTTCGGGTGCCGCCGATCAGCCACGCCGAGGCCGCACGAATGATCGGAGAACTTCGATGCGCGCCGCTGCTTTCCGGCTATCGGGGAAGCCCTCCCACAGACGTGAAGGGACTGGAGAATCAGATCGTGCGGCTCGGTCATCTCATGGACGACCTGCCGGAGATCGCCGAGATCGACCTCAACCCCGTCATCGTCACACCGACCGGTGCCACAGCCGTAGACGCACGCGTCCAGCTAGCGCCCGCCACCGCCCGGCCGTCTCTGCTCCGCCGCAGACTACGCTGA
- a CDS encoding hydrogenase maturation protease, which yields MRADRVVIGVGGDSRGDDAAGLEVVRLLRGTLPPSVVLTESSGDPMHLVTAWSGARLAIVIDAVSSGAAPGTIHTAVRPGPAPAWRASSHALGLPDAMALGEALGLLPDELVVFGVEGGDFGLDTPVTPPVRAAIRETAEAVRQRLDDLRQQEQ from the coding sequence ATGCGCGCTGACCGAGTCGTGATCGGGGTGGGCGGCGACTCCCGCGGTGACGACGCGGCGGGCCTGGAGGTGGTACGGCTACTCCGCGGCACGCTCCCGCCCTCGGTGGTCCTCACCGAGAGCTCCGGGGATCCGATGCATCTGGTCACGGCCTGGAGCGGCGCGCGGCTGGCGATCGTGATAGACGCGGTGTCCTCAGGCGCGGCACCGGGGACCATCCACACGGCTGTCCGGCCAGGCCCCGCGCCCGCCTGGCGGGCGAGCTCTCATGCCCTTGGCCTGCCCGACGCGATGGCGCTCGGTGAGGCGCTCGGCCTGCTCCCGGACGAACTGGTCGTCTTCGGCGTCGAGGGCGGCGACTTCGGCCTCGACACCCCGGTCACCCCACCGGTGCGCGCGGCGATCCGCGAGACGGCTGAGGCTGTCCGGCAGCGGCTGGATGATCTCCGTCAGCAGGAACAGTGA
- a CDS encoding Ni/Fe hydrogenase subunit alpha yields MTHKTIRIGGLSRVEGEGALLVRARDGRIVDLQLRIYEPPRFFEALLRGRSYTEPPDITARICGICPVAYQMSACQAIEAACGVEVTGPLRDLRLLLYYGEWIESHALHIFLLHAPDFLGYDSGIAMAADHRVHLERGLALKKAGNELVADLSGRAIHPVNVRVGGFYRIPRRQELAGAAERLRLAREHALATVTWVAGFDFPDVEHDYRFLALRHPDEYAILSGSVAVSDGTGFPVSHWPEHVVEEQVPGSTALHARLDGTGGYLVGAMARYALNSGLLSPLARSAARDAGLGEVCRNPFRSIVVRAVEIVHACDEALRIIDSYAEPDAPAVPVEPRPGVGHGASEAPRGTLYHRYRIDDDALIVEADIVPPTSQNQARIEKDLWDLVEPRLALPQEELASLCERAVRNHDPCISCSTHFLDLRLDAR; encoded by the coding sequence GTGACGCATAAGACCATCCGCATCGGCGGCCTGTCCCGGGTCGAAGGCGAGGGAGCACTGCTGGTGCGCGCCCGCGACGGCCGGATCGTCGACCTTCAGCTGAGGATCTACGAGCCGCCCCGGTTCTTCGAGGCGCTGCTGCGCGGCCGCTCGTACACCGAACCTCCCGACATCACCGCCCGCATCTGCGGCATCTGCCCTGTCGCGTACCAGATGAGCGCCTGCCAGGCCATCGAGGCGGCCTGTGGGGTGGAGGTGACCGGACCGCTGCGGGACCTGCGGCTGCTCCTCTACTACGGCGAATGGATCGAGTCACACGCCTTGCACATCTTTCTGCTGCACGCGCCGGATTTCCTGGGCTACGACAGCGGTATCGCCATGGCCGCCGACCATCGCGTCCACCTGGAGCGCGGCCTGGCGTTGAAGAAGGCGGGAAACGAGCTGGTGGCCGACCTGAGCGGCCGGGCGATCCACCCGGTCAACGTCCGGGTAGGCGGCTTCTACCGGATCCCGCGCCGCCAGGAACTCGCCGGTGCGGCCGAGCGGCTGCGCCTGGCACGGGAGCACGCCCTGGCCACCGTGACCTGGGTCGCCGGATTCGACTTCCCCGACGTGGAACACGACTACCGGTTCCTCGCGCTGCGGCACCCGGACGAGTACGCCATCCTCTCCGGTTCCGTCGCCGTCAGCGACGGAACCGGGTTTCCGGTCTCGCACTGGCCCGAACACGTTGTCGAGGAGCAAGTGCCCGGCTCCACGGCGTTGCACGCCCGGCTCGACGGAACCGGCGGCTACCTGGTGGGCGCCATGGCCCGATACGCCCTCAATTCCGGGCTGCTCTCCCCGCTGGCCCGCTCGGCGGCGCGCGACGCCGGGCTCGGCGAGGTGTGTCGCAACCCCTTTCGCAGCATCGTGGTCCGGGCGGTGGAAATCGTGCACGCCTGCGACGAAGCCCTGCGGATCATCGACTCTTACGCCGAGCCCGACGCGCCCGCCGTCCCCGTCGAGCCGCGGCCCGGCGTCGGCCACGGGGCGTCGGAGGCCCCGCGCGGCACGCTCTACCACCGCTACCGCATCGACGATGACGCGCTGATCGTCGAGGCGGACATCGTGCCGCCGACCTCTCAGAACCAGGCCCGCATCGAGAAGGATCTGTGGGATCTGGTCGAGCCACGGCTCGCCCTGCCGCAGGAGGAGCTGGCATCGCTGTGCGAGCGGGCGGTACGCAACCACGACCCGTGCATCTCCTGCTCCACCCATTTCCTGGATCTTCGTCTCGATGCGCGCTGA
- a CDS encoding oxidoreductase, which yields MGAPKPASRPRLAVWKFASCDGCQLTLLDCEDELLSLAAKVEIAYFLEASSAPGPGPYDLSLVEGSVTTPEDAERIRHVRRVSKHLVTIGACATAGGIQALRDFADVREFASVVYARPEYIATLERSTAISANVPVDFELRGCPIDKRQLLEVITAFLTGRRPVVPGHSVCVECKARGNVCVLVAHGTPCLGPVTQAGCGALCPAFNRGCYGCFGPSETTNSAALNGRLRELGMSDPELVRIYRTFNATEEPFRRASEEAEGDA from the coding sequence ATGGGCGCCCCCAAACCCGCCTCCCGGCCGCGGCTCGCGGTCTGGAAGTTCGCCTCATGCGACGGCTGCCAGCTCACCCTGCTCGACTGCGAGGACGAGCTGCTGTCCCTGGCGGCCAAGGTGGAGATCGCCTACTTCCTGGAGGCGTCGAGCGCCCCTGGTCCCGGCCCGTACGACCTGTCGCTGGTCGAGGGGTCCGTCACCACCCCAGAGGACGCCGAGCGCATCCGGCACGTACGCCGGGTCTCCAAGCACCTGGTGACGATCGGGGCCTGCGCCACCGCAGGCGGGATCCAGGCCCTGCGCGACTTCGCCGACGTACGCGAGTTCGCCTCCGTCGTCTACGCGCGGCCCGAATACATCGCCACCCTGGAGCGGTCGACGGCGATCTCCGCCAACGTGCCGGTGGACTTCGAGCTGCGCGGCTGCCCGATCGACAAGCGCCAGCTTTTGGAGGTCATCACGGCGTTCCTGACCGGTCGGCGCCCTGTCGTCCCAGGGCACAGCGTGTGCGTGGAGTGCAAGGCCCGGGGCAACGTCTGCGTCTTGGTGGCGCACGGCACGCCCTGCCTGGGCCCGGTCACCCAGGCCGGTTGCGGGGCGCTCTGCCCGGCGTTCAACCGGGGCTGCTACGGCTGCTTCGGCCCGTCCGAGACCACCAACTCGGCCGCCCTTAACGGCCGGCTGCGCGAACTCGGGATGAGCGACCCGGAGCTGGTGCGAATCTACCGGACCTTCAACGCCACCGAGGAGCCCTTCCGGCGAGCGTCGGAGGAGGCCGAGGGTGACGCATAA
- a CDS encoding FAD/NAD(P)-binding protein has translation MTPAPYRVRSRRPDRADTVTLTLEPVRGRCPAFLPGQFNMIYARGVGEIPISLSGRARSGALMHTIRAVGAVSHVLCDARPGDVVGLRGPYGTAWDVPAAAGLDVVVAAGGLGLAPLRTVLRELAAHRSRYGRISLIVGTRTPMTLLYPRELARWRKSHDVDVQVIVDHPDHAWQGPVGPVTRLIDRIVFQPRRTAAFVCGPEVMMRAVADNLVRRGVPAARVALSLERNMKCGVGRCGHCQLGPLLLCLDGPVVDYQRAARLLAVREL, from the coding sequence ATGACGCCCGCTCCGTACCGGGTGCGTTCCCGCCGTCCGGACCGCGCCGACACCGTCACCTTGACCCTGGAGCCGGTGCGGGGCCGGTGCCCGGCCTTCCTACCAGGCCAGTTCAACATGATCTACGCCCGGGGAGTCGGCGAGATACCGATCTCCCTCAGCGGCCGGGCCAGGTCAGGGGCGCTCATGCACACGATCCGAGCGGTGGGCGCGGTCAGCCACGTCTTGTGCGATGCCAGGCCCGGCGACGTCGTGGGGCTCCGCGGCCCGTACGGCACCGCCTGGGACGTGCCTGCCGCGGCCGGGCTGGACGTCGTCGTGGCGGCCGGCGGCCTGGGACTCGCGCCGCTGCGCACCGTCCTTCGTGAGCTGGCCGCGCACCGTTCCCGATACGGCCGGATCAGCCTGATCGTCGGCACCCGTACCCCGATGACCCTGCTCTACCCGCGAGAGCTGGCCCGGTGGCGAAAGTCGCACGACGTCGACGTCCAGGTCATCGTCGACCATCCGGACCACGCCTGGCAGGGCCCGGTCGGACCGGTCACCAGGCTGATCGACCGGATCGTCTTCCAGCCGCGCCGTACCGCCGCCTTCGTGTGCGGACCCGAGGTCATGATGCGCGCCGTCGCCGACAACCTCGTACGGCGCGGCGTCCCGGCCGCACGGGTGGCGCTGTCGCTGGAGCGCAACATGAAATGCGGCGTCGGCCGCTGTGGGCACTGCCAGCTCGGCCCGCTGCTCCTTTGCTTGGACGGCCCGGTGGTGGACTACCAGCGGGCGGCCAGGCTCCTCGCGGTGCGGGAGCTGTGA
- a CDS encoding 4Fe-4S dicluster domain-containing protein, which yields MDALVTPSLEPLIEALRSVGYTVVGPTVKDGAVRMAEIWSAEELPAGVGDAQEPGGYRLTERDDDMVFGFAAGPDSAKRYTQPPRQTLFRMRDQEIEEVEPEAPRVALLGVRACDLAAIAVQDRVFLGRHPDSAYRRRREALFLVAVNCAVPGGTCFCASMGTGPKATAGFDLAITELAAPHRFLIEPGSERGAQILTAIPHRAAEEDDLAAAQEVSRTAATRMGRQVDTTGIQDWLPAAHDHPRWTDVASRCLSCTNCTMACPTCFCSTVEDITDLSGDVAERSERWDSCFTLDFTELGGTPVRGSALARYRQWLTHKFATWYDQFGVSGCVGCGRCITWCPTGIDVTEELSCIR from the coding sequence ATGGACGCCCTTGTGACACCGTCGCTGGAGCCGCTGATCGAGGCCCTGCGATCGGTCGGCTATACCGTCGTCGGCCCCACCGTCAAGGACGGAGCCGTGCGGATGGCCGAGATATGGTCGGCCGAAGAGCTACCCGCGGGTGTGGGAGACGCACAGGAGCCCGGCGGCTACCGGCTGACCGAGCGCGACGACGACATGGTGTTCGGCTTCGCGGCCGGCCCGGACTCGGCCAAGCGCTACACCCAGCCGCCCCGCCAGACGCTGTTTCGAATGCGTGACCAGGAGATCGAGGAGGTCGAACCCGAGGCGCCCCGCGTCGCGCTGCTCGGGGTACGCGCCTGCGATCTGGCCGCGATAGCCGTCCAGGACAGGGTCTTCCTCGGCAGACATCCCGACAGCGCCTACCGCCGCCGACGCGAGGCGCTGTTCCTGGTGGCCGTGAACTGCGCGGTTCCCGGCGGCACCTGCTTCTGCGCCTCCATGGGGACCGGACCGAAGGCCACCGCCGGCTTCGACCTCGCGATCACCGAGCTGGCCGCACCGCACCGGTTCCTGATCGAACCGGGCAGCGAACGCGGCGCGCAGATCCTCACGGCGATCCCGCACCGCGCGGCCGAGGAGGACGACCTGGCCGCCGCGCAGGAGGTGTCCCGCACGGCCGCGACCCGGATGGGGCGGCAGGTGGACACCACCGGCATCCAGGACTGGCTGCCGGCGGCACACGACCACCCCCGGTGGACCGACGTGGCCTCCCGCTGCCTGAGCTGCACCAACTGCACCATGGCCTGCCCCACCTGCTTCTGCAGCACCGTCGAGGACATCACCGATCTCTCCGGCGACGTCGCCGAACGGTCCGAACGGTGGGACTCCTGCTTCACGCTGGACTTCACCGAACTCGGCGGCACACCGGTGCGCGGCTCGGCCCTGGCCCGCTACCGCCAGTGGCTGACCCACAAGTTCGCCACCTGGTACGACCAGTTCGGCGTGTCGGGCTGCGTGGGCTGCGGCCGGTGCATCACCTGGTGCCCCACCGGCATCGACGTGACCGAGGAACTGTCGTGCATCCGATGA
- a CDS encoding V-type ATP synthase subunit D — translation MRISVPPGRAGRLWLRRRLATAEHGLDLLDRKLRLLRQEQDRLAAVAAQTGERWAETMAEAEIWTFRVATLGGERALRLGASAGQIHVEIDYADVMGTTYPCSVACHFPAAPEQPALTAALTPARSACQRALEAGTRHAVALRAVRIVEAEVLWTRRRIRALRERWIPGLESALAERELALEEQERADCARVRRATRDGSLHYR, via the coding sequence ATGAGGATCTCCGTGCCGCCCGGCCGCGCGGGCCGCCTCTGGCTGCGGCGCCGGCTGGCCACCGCTGAACACGGCCTCGACCTCCTCGACCGCAAGCTGCGCCTGCTCCGCCAGGAACAGGACCGTCTCGCCGCGGTCGCCGCCCAGACCGGGGAGCGCTGGGCGGAAACGATGGCCGAGGCGGAAATCTGGACCTTCCGCGTGGCGACCCTCGGCGGGGAGCGGGCGCTGCGGCTCGGCGCCTCCGCCGGGCAGATTCACGTCGAGATCGACTACGCCGACGTGATGGGCACGACCTATCCCTGCAGCGTAGCTTGCCACTTCCCCGCCGCCCCGGAACAGCCGGCGCTCACGGCCGCCCTCACCCCGGCCAGATCGGCCTGCCAGAGGGCCCTGGAAGCAGGAACACGACACGCCGTAGCACTCAGGGCCGTCCGCATCGTGGAGGCAGAGGTCCTCTGGACGCGGCGCCGGATCCGTGCCCTGCGCGAGCGCTGGATACCCGGCTTGGAATCGGCGCTCGCCGAACGCGAGCTGGCCCTGGAGGAACAGGAGCGCGCCGACTGTGCCCGGGTACGGCGTGCGACCAGGGACGGAAGCCTCCATTACCGGTGA
- a CDS encoding V-type ATP synthase subunit B, whose amino-acid sequence MIELEYTDVAELRGPLIVVRGVGGVGWDEFASIHLPGGDVRHGLVLEVDGDLALVQVLEGTSGMTPGRIGVAFSGTPFRVPVGPGWLGRVCDGLGSPLDGGPPIFGSTTMPVSGLPLNPAWRVPPAEPILTGVSVIDALTTLVRGQKIAVFSSPGLPHLDLAAQIAAQAHASGGPFSVIFAAMGLTHADALGVRDALEARTAAAELVLLLNLADDPVIERILTPRIALTVAEHLAFHLGRHVLVVLADMTSYCEALREVSSVRGEIPARRAYPGYLYSDLASIYERCGKVRGLPGSVTLLPVLTMPAGDITHPVPDLTGYITEGQIVLSRDVPGYPPVDSLASISRLMRHGVGAGRTRREHVDLAAQLLAALTRARQARELAEFVGTDALSSLDRRYLDLARAFDERLVAQGREESHGLEETFDRAWQVLSTLPRTELTMLDAAAVDANYREAR is encoded by the coding sequence ATGATCGAGTTGGAGTACACCGACGTGGCCGAGCTGCGAGGCCCACTCATCGTCGTGCGGGGTGTCGGCGGCGTGGGGTGGGACGAGTTCGCGTCGATCCACCTGCCCGGCGGCGACGTACGGCACGGGCTGGTCCTGGAGGTCGACGGGGATCTCGCGCTGGTCCAGGTCCTCGAAGGGACCTCAGGCATGACGCCCGGAAGGATCGGCGTGGCGTTCTCGGGGACCCCCTTCCGAGTGCCCGTCGGCCCCGGCTGGCTGGGGCGGGTCTGCGACGGCCTCGGCAGCCCGCTGGACGGCGGACCGCCGATCTTCGGTTCGACGACCATGCCCGTCAGCGGACTTCCGCTGAACCCGGCGTGGCGGGTCCCGCCCGCCGAGCCGATCCTCACCGGTGTGTCGGTGATCGACGCCCTGACCACGCTCGTGCGCGGTCAGAAGATCGCGGTGTTCTCCTCGCCCGGTTTGCCGCACCTCGATCTCGCCGCCCAGATCGCGGCACAGGCTCACGCCTCCGGAGGACCGTTCAGCGTGATCTTCGCCGCCATGGGGCTCACGCACGCGGACGCACTCGGAGTACGCGACGCGCTGGAGGCGCGAACCGCGGCCGCAGAGCTGGTGCTCCTGCTCAACCTGGCCGACGATCCGGTGATCGAGCGGATCTTGACTCCGCGGATCGCGCTCACCGTCGCCGAACACCTCGCCTTCCATCTCGGCCGGCACGTTTTGGTCGTCCTGGCCGACATGACCAGCTACTGCGAGGCACTGCGGGAGGTGTCGTCCGTAAGGGGGGAGATCCCCGCCCGCAGGGCGTATCCCGGCTACCTGTACAGCGACCTCGCCTCGATCTACGAGCGCTGCGGGAAGGTACGGGGCCTGCCGGGCTCGGTGACGCTGCTGCCCGTGCTGACCATGCCGGCCGGGGACATCACCCACCCCGTACCGGACCTCACCGGATACATCACCGAAGGGCAGATCGTGCTTTCTCGCGATGTTCCCGGCTATCCGCCGGTCGACTCGCTGGCGTCGATCTCGCGGCTGATGCGACATGGGGTGGGGGCCGGCCGTACCCGGCGGGAGCACGTCGACCTGGCGGCACAGCTCCTCGCAGCCCTGACGCGGGCCAGGCAGGCGAGGGAACTGGCCGAGTTCGTGGGTACCGACGCGCTCAGCTCGCTGGACCGGCGGTATCTCGACCTGGCCCGCGCCTTCGACGAGCGGCTGGTCGCCCAGGGCCGGGAGGAGTCTCACGGCCTGGAAGAGACCTTCGACCGGGCATGGCAGGTGCTCTCCACGCTGCCACGCACGGAACTGACCATGCTCGACGCCGCCGCCGTGGACGCCAACTACCGGGAGGCGCGATGA
- a CDS encoding V-type ATP synthase subunit A, with amino-acid sequence MPVAVVTRVNGPLVEVSDLRGVAMFDQVTVKGLPGEVVSLRGERATVQMYEYTGGLMPGLPVEATGIPLSAPLGPHLLGGVFDGLLRPLEQASMWLDPRSREGAETRSWRFTPLVAEGRAVEPGAPVGAVTMAGGLSYLVLASGGTVGSIRPAGEYPAEAPIATVGGHEMTMVRRWPIRRALPYRERLAEPVPLITGQRVLDLLLPVQRGGTTAVPGGFGTGKTVLLQQIAKWCDADVVVYVGCGERGNEMADVISELGQLGDPRTGGRLADRTVMIANTSNMPMMAREASIYTGVTVAEHFRDMGYDAVLITDSTSRWAEARREFASRSGALPAEEGYPADLASAIAAFYERAGRVTTLGGRTGSVTILGAVSPPGGDMTEPVTTHTQRFVRTLWSLDRDLAYARHYPAVSWEASFSRDDESLAQWHDRTGREGWAATRARISALLAEADHLSGIAELVGTAALHARERVVLLGGRLLREGLLQQSALSPTDAYCTPERTIALAGTVLAAIDDCLALVSGGVPADEIESRDFSAVLRAKESG; translated from the coding sequence GTGCCTGTGGCTGTCGTGACCCGCGTCAATGGCCCGCTCGTCGAGGTGAGCGATCTGAGGGGCGTCGCCATGTTCGATCAGGTGACCGTGAAAGGACTTCCCGGCGAAGTCGTGTCCCTGCGCGGCGAGCGGGCGACCGTCCAGATGTACGAGTACACGGGCGGCCTGATGCCGGGACTCCCGGTCGAGGCGACGGGGATCCCGCTGTCGGCGCCTCTCGGGCCTCACCTGCTCGGCGGGGTGTTCGACGGGCTGCTCCGGCCGCTGGAGCAGGCGTCCATGTGGCTGGATCCCCGATCCCGTGAGGGCGCGGAAACCCGTTCCTGGCGGTTCACCCCGCTCGTCGCCGAGGGGCGGGCTGTGGAACCAGGCGCCCCGGTCGGTGCCGTCACCATGGCCGGCGGGCTGTCCTACCTGGTCCTCGCCTCCGGCGGCACCGTCGGCTCGATCCGGCCTGCCGGAGAGTACCCTGCCGAGGCCCCGATCGCCACCGTCGGAGGCCACGAGATGACGATGGTCAGGCGGTGGCCGATCCGCCGGGCCCTGCCCTACCGGGAGCGTCTCGCAGAGCCGGTACCGCTCATCACGGGGCAGCGGGTACTCGACCTGCTGTTGCCCGTCCAGCGAGGCGGAACGACCGCGGTGCCCGGGGGATTCGGCACCGGCAAGACCGTACTGCTCCAGCAGATCGCCAAATGGTGCGACGCCGACGTCGTCGTCTACGTCGGCTGCGGCGAGCGCGGCAACGAGATGGCCGACGTGATCTCGGAACTGGGGCAGCTCGGCGACCCGCGGACGGGCGGGCGGCTGGCCGACCGTACCGTAATGATCGCCAACACCTCCAACATGCCCATGATGGCCCGTGAGGCGAGCATCTACACCGGGGTCACCGTGGCCGAGCACTTCCGTGACATGGGGTATGACGCGGTGCTGATCACCGACTCAACGTCCCGGTGGGCCGAGGCCAGGCGCGAGTTCGCCTCCCGCAGCGGGGCGCTGCCCGCCGAGGAGGGCTACCCCGCCGATCTCGCCTCCGCGATCGCCGCCTTCTACGAGCGAGCGGGACGGGTGACGACGCTCGGCGGGCGGACCGGGTCGGTGACGATCCTGGGGGCGGTCTCCCCGCCGGGCGGGGATATGACCGAGCCCGTCACCACCCACACCCAGCGGTTCGTACGCACGCTCTGGAGCCTGGACCGCGACTTGGCCTACGCACGCCACTACCCGGCGGTGTCTTGGGAGGCGTCCTTCTCCCGCGACGATGAGTCCCTGGCCCAATGGCACGACAGGACCGGCCGGGAAGGCTGGGCGGCGACCCGCGCGCGCATCAGCGCGCTGCTCGCCGAGGCGGACCACCTGTCCGGGATCGCCGAACTGGTCGGCACGGCGGCGTTGCACGCGCGCGAGCGCGTCGTCCTGCTCGGGGGGCGCCTGCTGCGCGAGGGCCTGTTGCAGCAGAGCGCGCTCAGCCCCACGGACGCCTACTGCACACCTGAGCGCACCATCGCGCTCGCGGGCACGGTGCTCGCCGCGATCGACGACTGCCTGGCCCTGGTCTCCGGTGGCGTGCCGGCCGACGAGATCGAGAGCCGGGATTTCTCCGCCGTCCTGCGTGCCAAGGAATCCGGGTGA